One Halonatronomonas betaini DNA segment encodes these proteins:
- a CDS encoding YgeY family selenium metabolism-linked hydrolase yields MVNKIKEEVAKYEDDMVKFMRDIIRIPSESCEEKEVVQRIKEELEALDFDEVFIDEMGNVFGRVGTGPKVIAYDAHIDTVGVGDPDEWDWDPFEGKMEDGIIYGRGATDQEGAMVSMAYAGKVIKDLGLHEEFSLYMVGTVQEEDCDGLCWQYIINEGVLDPEMVVITEPTNLNIYRGHRGRMEMEVVTTGVSCHGSAPERGDNSLYKMAPIISGIEKLNEELKVDPFLGKGTIAVTHITNDTPSLCAVPNRSAIHLDRRLTAGEDKELAVKQVEEVVKKAGMEAEVRILNYDTPSYTDFVYETEKYYPTWVLEENHPVVQSTVDAYKDVFDEEPKVDKWTFSTNGVSIMGRAGIPCVGFGPANEIYAHTVNDQIPVDHLVKAAELYAALPEYLE; encoded by the coding sequence ATGGTTAATAAGATCAAAGAGGAAGTTGCAAAGTATGAAGATGATATGGTTAAGTTTATGCGAGATATCATCAGAATTCCAAGTGAGAGCTGTGAGGAAAAAGAAGTAGTTCAGAGAATTAAAGAAGAGCTTGAGGCTCTGGATTTTGATGAGGTATTTATAGATGAGATGGGCAATGTTTTCGGTAGAGTTGGTACAGGCCCAAAGGTTATAGCCTATGATGCTCATATCGATACAGTTGGTGTTGGCGACCCTGATGAATGGGACTGGGACCCCTTTGAAGGCAAGATGGAAGACGGTATAATCTATGGCCGTGGAGCCACTGACCAGGAAGGTGCCATGGTCTCAATGGCCTATGCTGGCAAGGTTATCAAAGACCTGGGACTACATGAAGAGTTTAGTCTCTACATGGTCGGTACTGTCCAGGAGGAAGACTGTGATGGCCTCTGCTGGCAGTATATTATCAATGAAGGTGTTTTAGACCCTGAAATGGTTGTTATAACCGAGCCAACTAACCTTAATATCTACCGTGGACACCGTGGAAGAATGGAGATGGAAGTTGTTACAACTGGTGTTTCCTGTCATGGTAGCGCCCCTGAAAGAGGCGATAACTCATTATATAAAATGGCTCCAATAATTTCAGGTATAGAGAAATTAAATGAAGAGCTAAAAGTAGACCCATTTCTTGGTAAGGGGACAATTGCAGTCACCCATATAACCAATGACACCCCAAGTTTATGTGCAGTTCCTAATAGAAGTGCAATCCACCTTGATCGCCGCTTAACAGCTGGCGAGGATAAGGAGTTAGCAGTAAAACAGGTTGAAGAGGTTGTAAAAAAGGCTGGTATGGAGGCAGAAGTTAGAATCCTAAATTATGATACTCCAAGTTACACTGACTTTGTCTATGAAACAGAGAAGTACTATCCAACCTGGGTATTGGAAGAAAACCATCCAGTTGTCCAGTCAACAGTAGATGCTTATAAGGATGTCTTTGATGAAGAACCAAAGGTTGATAAGTGGACATTTAGCACCAATGGTGTCTCAATCATGGGGAGAGCAGGTATTCCATGTGTCGGCTTTGGCCCTGCTAATGAGATCTATGCCCATACAGTTAATGACCAGATTCCAGTAGACCATCTGGTTAAAGCAGCAGAACTATATGCAGCCTTACCAGAATATTTAGAGTAA
- a CDS encoding helix-turn-helix domain-containing protein: MKKNLKLGSKIREMRRSQNMSLAQLADKIDKTSSYLSQVERGLAEPSITALREISKALDVPIFYFLVEDEEHNAVVRKNERKQLGFPGSNSKVELISPDLNHQMEIIEVTLEPGETTVDMPLSHQGEECTLVLEGKLDIKIGDKNYILEPGDSIYYLASIPHRLLSIGDEPLVFVSAITPPNF, translated from the coding sequence ATGAAAAAAAATCTTAAACTAGGTTCAAAAATTAGGGAAATGCGTAGGTCTCAAAATATGAGTCTGGCACAGTTAGCAGATAAGATTGATAAAACTTCAAGTTATCTAAGCCAGGTAGAACGGGGATTAGCTGAACCTTCTATAACTGCTTTGCGAGAAATTTCTAAAGCATTAGATGTTCCTATTTTCTATTTTTTAGTAGAAGATGAAGAGCATAATGCTGTTGTTCGTAAAAATGAAAGAAAACAGTTAGGTTTTCCTGGCTCTAATTCAAAAGTTGAATTAATAAGTCCTGATTTAAATCATCAGATGGAAATAATTGAAGTTACCCTTGAACCTGGTGAAACTACTGTTGATATGCCCCTTTCTCATCAGGGAGAGGAATGCACATTAGTCCTTGAAGGTAAATTAGATATTAAAATTGGTGATAAAAACTATATTCTTGAACCAGGGGATAGTATATATTACTTAGCCAGTATTCCCCATAGATTATTAAGTATAGGTGATGAACCACTTGTTTTTGTCTCAGCTATAACACCACCAAATTTTTAA
- a CDS encoding uracil-xanthine permease family protein has product MSEVEKRTVNDNAYYKLEDRPPLHETIVLGFQHMLAMFVGIITPPLIIAGVAGLNAAETGFFVSMALIMSGVASFIQCYKVGPVGSGLLGVHGTSFTFVPMAIGAANAGGIPLVLGMALVTSPVEMIISRFVKQARKLFPPIVSGTVVTLIGLSLIEVGIRDFGGGAGAENFGAPINLMLGTFVLIVIILANRFGKGLVKVGSVAIGLVAGYIVAIPLGMVDFQAVADAGWFTAPRPLYFGLDFSWGHLLPWVLAYFITSIETIGDLTAIAETSGEPVTGEIHSNRLGAGMLADGIASAFAAIFNSMPNTTFSQNVGVIQITKVGSRVVGYAVAVILLLLGFIPKIGALVSVMPNPVLGGATLALFGMVATSGIRIITKKGLTDRKLFILSIALSFGLGINYMPEIVDQLPDLLSTVLESGVTVGALLAIGLNLLLPGSSME; this is encoded by the coding sequence ATGTCAGAAGTTGAGAAGAGAACAGTTAATGATAATGCGTACTATAAGTTAGAGGATAGACCTCCTTTACATGAAACTATCGTCCTTGGTTTTCAACATATGCTTGCAATGTTTGTAGGAATAATAACTCCGCCACTTATAATAGCTGGTGTAGCAGGATTAAATGCTGCTGAAACAGGTTTTTTTGTTAGTATGGCCCTTATTATGTCAGGTGTTGCATCATTTATACAGTGTTATAAAGTAGGACCAGTAGGTTCAGGATTACTTGGTGTTCATGGCACAAGTTTCACTTTTGTGCCGATGGCAATTGGAGCTGCTAATGCTGGTGGTATTCCATTAGTGCTTGGAATGGCTTTAGTAACTTCTCCTGTTGAGATGATTATAAGTCGTTTTGTAAAACAGGCAAGGAAATTATTCCCTCCTATTGTTTCAGGTACTGTTGTAACATTGATTGGATTAAGTTTAATTGAAGTTGGAATTAGAGATTTTGGTGGAGGTGCTGGAGCTGAAAACTTTGGAGCACCAATAAATTTAATGTTAGGTACATTTGTTTTAATTGTTATAATCTTAGCCAATAGGTTTGGAAAAGGTTTAGTAAAAGTCGGATCAGTTGCTATTGGTCTGGTTGCAGGTTATATTGTTGCAATTCCTCTTGGAATGGTTGATTTTCAAGCAGTAGCCGATGCTGGATGGTTTACTGCTCCAAGACCTCTATACTTTGGTCTTGATTTTAGTTGGGGTCACTTACTTCCCTGGGTTCTTGCTTATTTTATAACATCTATTGAGACGATTGGTGACCTGACAGCTATTGCTGAAACCTCTGGAGAACCTGTAACAGGGGAAATTCATAGTAATCGTTTAGGTGCAGGGATGTTAGCTGACGGGATTGCAAGTGCATTTGCTGCTATCTTTAATTCAATGCCCAATACTACTTTTAGTCAAAATGTTGGAGTTATCCAAATAACAAAAGTAGGTAGTAGGGTTGTAGGATATGCAGTCGCTGTAATATTATTATTACTTGGGTTTATTCCTAAAATCGGTGCTTTAGTAAGTGTTATGCCTAATCCTGTCTTAGGTGGAGCGACTTTAGCTTTATTTGGTATGGTTGCAACATCAGGTATTAGAATTATTACAAAAAAAGGTTTAACTGATAGAAAACTTTTCATATTATCTATAGCGTTAAGTTTTGGATTGGGGATTAATTATATGCCAGAAATTGTTGATCAATTGCCTGATCTATTATCAACAGTCCTTGAGTCAGGAGTAACAGTGGGTGCATTACTGGCTATTGGCTTGAATTTATTATTGCCAGGCAGCTCTATGGAATAA
- a CDS encoding ornithine carbamoyltransferase: MRSVFRNKDFITLQEWSVEEIDTLLDVSFDLKRKFALEIDTPYLNNKVAMLMFFEESTRTRNSMEAGLAQLGGHANFLDTSTMQISHGEVAKDTAVILGSYGHGIACRNCFWGEGNAYLRDMAAHANVPIMNLQCDLYHPMQALADLMTIKEKKEKTKNLNVSIIWAYATSHKKPISVPLSQSLLFPRYGMNVTLAYPEGFEMPDWVIEQARENAEKNGGTFKITHDMDEAYTNADIVIPKNWGSWVSDPKDKLGSKLLEENKDWKCTEEKMALAKEDAMYMHALPADRGNEVEDSVIDGPQSIVYEEAENRLHTAKAVMALTMGGRG, encoded by the coding sequence ATGAGATCAGTATTTAGAAACAAAGATTTTATTACATTACAGGAGTGGTCAGTAGAAGAGATAGACACTTTATTAGATGTATCCTTTGATTTAAAGAGAAAGTTTGCCCTTGAGATTGACACACCATATTTAAATAATAAAGTAGCAATGTTAATGTTTTTTGAAGAGTCAACTAGAACCAGAAATTCAATGGAAGCAGGTCTTGCTCAGCTGGGTGGTCATGCTAATTTCCTTGATACTTCAACAATGCAGATTTCCCATGGTGAAGTTGCCAAAGATACTGCTGTTATTCTTGGAAGTTATGGTCACGGGATTGCCTGCCGTAACTGCTTCTGGGGAGAAGGGAATGCTTATTTAAGAGATATGGCGGCTCATGCTAATGTCCCGATTATGAACCTTCAATGTGACTTATATCACCCAATGCAGGCTTTAGCTGACTTAATGACTATAAAAGAGAAAAAAGAAAAGACTAAAAATCTTAATGTTTCAATAATCTGGGCTTATGCTACAAGTCATAAAAAGCCTATCTCAGTACCACTATCACAATCACTATTATTCCCAAGGTATGGTATGAACGTTACCCTTGCCTATCCTGAAGGTTTTGAAATGCCTGACTGGGTCATTGAACAGGCCAGAGAAAATGCCGAGAAAAATGGCGGTACCTTTAAGATCACCCATGATATGGATGAGGCCTATACAAATGCCGATATCGTTATTCCAAAGAACTGGGGAAGCTGGGTAAGTGATCCTAAAGATAAATTAGGCAGCAAGTTATTAGAAGAGAATAAAGACTGGAAATGTACTGAGGAAAAGATGGCTCTAGCTAAAGAGGATGCTATGTATATGCATGCCCTTCCAGCAGACAGAGGTAATGAAGTTGAAGATTCAGTTATTGATGGCCCTCAGTCAATCGTATATGAAGAGGCTGAAAATAGACTCCATACAGCCAAAGCTGTTATGGCCTTAACCATGGGAGGTAGAGGTTAA